From Camelina sativa cultivar DH55 chromosome 20, Cs, whole genome shotgun sequence, the proteins below share one genomic window:
- the LOC104769215 gene encoding uncharacterized protein LOC104769215 produces MAASSSVFTASSSRNLATIPLHQSLSPPLLRSSSVAFRPKRRSSSLVFCSTDESKSTAEEKEIPIELRYEAYPTVMDINKIQEILPHRFPFLLVDRVIEYTAGVSAVAIKNVTINDNFFPGHFPERPIMPGVLMVEAMAQVGGIVMLQPEVGGSRSNFFFAGIDKVRFRKPVIAGDTLVMRMTLVKLQKRFGIAKMEGKAYVGNSLVCEGEFLMAMGKEE; encoded by the exons ATGGCTGCTTCCAGCTCCGTTTTCACAGCATCCTCGTCGCGAAACCTTGCGACTATCCCTCTTCATCAGTCACTATCTCCACCGTTGCTCAGATCGAGCTCCGTCGCGTTTCGTCCCAAACGCCGATCCAGCTCGCTCGTCTTCTGCTCCACTGATGAATCAAAGAGCACAGCAGAGGAGAAAGAGATCCCAATTGAACTCA GGTATGAGGCATATCCAACGGTGATGGACATCAATAAGATACAAGAGATTTTGCCTCACAG ATTCCCGTTTCTGTTAGTGGATAGAGTGATAGAGTACACGGCTGGTGTATCTGCTGTAGCTATTAAGAACGTTACCATTAATGATAATTTCTTTCCTGGCCATTTCCCTGAGAGGCCTATAATGCCTGGAGTTCTCATGGTTGAG GCCATGGCTCAGGTGGGAGGTATAGTGATGCTACAACCAGAAGTTGGTGGATCGAGAAGCAACTTCTTCTTTGCCGGAATCGACAAAGTCAGGTTCAGAAAGCCTGTGATTGCAGGTGATACTCTTGTGATGAGGATGACGCTTGTGAAGTTGCAGAAGCGGTTTGGGATAGCGAAAATGGAAGGGAAAGCATATGTAGGTAACTCTTTGGTATGTGAAGGAGAGTTCTTGATGGCTATGGGAAAAGAAGAGTGA
- the LOC104769216 gene encoding probable inositol 3-phosphate synthase isozyme 3, with protein sequence MFIDGFKVESPNVNYTENEIHSVYDYQTTELVHENKNGAFQWTVKPKTVKYEFKTDTHLPKLGVMLVGWGGNNGSTLTAGIIANREGISWATKEKVQQANYFGSLTQASSIRVGSFNGEEIYAPFKSLLPMVNPEEIVFGGWDISDMNLADAMGRAKVLDIDLQKQLRPFMEHLVPLPGIFDPDFIAANQGSRANHVIKGTKKQQLEQVINDIREFKERSKVEKVVVLWTANTERYSDVVVGLNDTTENLMSSLEKDEAEISPSTLYAIACVLENVPFINGSPQNTFVPGLIELAIERNCLIGGDDFKSGQTKMKSVLVDFLVGAGIKPTSIVSYNHLGNNDGMNLSAPQTFRSKEISKSNVVDDMVASNGILYEPGEHPDHVVVIKYVPYVGDSKRAMDEYTSEIFMGGTNTIVMHNTCEDSLLAAPIILDLVLLAELTTRIKFKSENEGKFHSFHPVATLLSYLSKAPLVPPGTPVVNALSKQRAMLENVLRACVGLAPENNMILEYK encoded by the exons ATGTTCATCGATGGCTTCAAGGTTGAATCTCCAAACGTGAACTACACAGAGAATGAGATCCATTCAGTGTACGACTACCAAACCACTGAGCTTGTCCATGAGAACAAAAACGGTGCGTTTCAATGGACTGTGAAGCCAAAGACCGTGAAGTATGAGTTTAAGACCGACACTcatcttccaaaacttgg AGTAATGCTCGTAGGTTGGGGTGGCAACAATGGTTCTACTCTTACCGCTGGTATTATCGCCAATCGTGA GGGAATATCCTGGGCCACGAAGGAGAAAGTGCAACAAGCTAATTATTTCGGATCATTAACCCAAGCATCCTCTATCCGGGTCGGGTCATTCAATGGCGAAGAAATCTATGCTCCCTTCAAAAGTCTTCTCCCCATG GTGAATCCGGAAGAAATTGTGTTTGGAGGATGGGACATAAGTGACATGAACTTAGCGGACGCAATGGGACGTGCCAAGGTCCTAGACATCGACCTCCAAAAGCAGCTCCGTCCCTTCATGGAACACTTGGTTCCACTCCCTGGAATCTTCGACCCGGATTTTATCGCAGCTAACCAAGGTTCACGTGCCAACCACGTGATCAAAGGCACTAAGAAACAACAACTCGAACAAGTCATCAATGACATCAG GGAGTTCAAAGAGAGAAGCAAGGTGGAAAAAGTGGTGGTACTGTGGACGGCGAACACAGAAAGATACAGCGATGTGGTGGTTGGTCTTAACGACACGACGGAGAATCTAATGTCATCTTTGGAGAAAGATGAGGCTGAGATTTCTCCTTCTACACTTTACGCCATTGCTTGTGTTCTTGAGAACGTTCCTTTCATCAATGGAAGTCCACAAAACACTTTTGTCCCtg GGCTCATTGAATTGGCCATCGAGAGAAACTGCTTGATCGGTGGTGATGACTTCAAGAGTGGTCAGACCAAGATGAAGTCTGTCCTCGTCGATTTCCTTGTTGGCGCCGGTATCAAA CCGACGTCCATAGTGAGCTACAACCACCTTGGGAACAACGACGGCATGAACTTGTCGGCGCCACAAACATTCCGGTCAAAGGAGATATCGAAGAGCAATGTTGTGGATGATATGGTTGCTAGCAACGGCATCTTGTACGAGCCTGGTGAACACCCTGACCACGTTGTGGTCATTAAG TATGTGCCGTATGTAGGGGACAGCAAGAGAGCAATGGACGAGTACACATCAGAGATATTTATGGGAGGGACTAACACAATTGTGATGCACAACACTTGTGAAGACTCTCTCTTAGCTGCTCCTATTATTTTGGACCTTGTTCTTCTTGCCGAGCTCACTACTCGTATCAAGTTCAAGTCTGAAAATGAG GGAAAGTTTCATTCTTTCCATCCGGTGGCTACTCTCCTAAGTTACCTCTCAAAGGCACCATTG GTCCCTCCCGGCACGCCAGTTGTGAACGCTTTGTCGAAGCAGCGTGCAATGCTTGAGAACGTACTCAGAGCTTGTGTTGGACTTGCTCCTGAGAACAACATGATTCTCGAGTACAAGTGA